The following proteins are encoded in a genomic region of Phalacrocorax carbo chromosome 2, bPhaCar2.1, whole genome shotgun sequence:
- the NACAD gene encoding NAC-alpha domain-containing protein 1 isoform X3, which translates to MPGESVKTEGLGGLEKENGMLEGSEAAAPPATGPPEMPTKEEARPQPEGASCDPGPPAATPPSEPCRPPLPADPLDTRIVMGEETRSPDAPELQGGPPSPAVPCPFPAPTKDPPHCQAAEPLPGRPTTTTLDPDLFFTAPSTPIRVGGSRLLSPPTEEQTDGESEGLCSPPTSPSGSYMTAEGGSWGSSGTASTSPSCSPNLVAEAEAEGMVEAEAMAVLSACLEDPPAFTPPSAEEDEEEEDGPFAPPGDDDDDDGQMSGDDDDDRQMPEVEWDVSGGEGLPGAGLIPAALLPFRGSLLFQAEAVEIAPLPPGVAPLPLSGEEEDEEEEEEEEEEGGSTSASFLRSLSETSITEGVDESFAFRDDTSASSDSAAYDGEEDERLYGTERHAMGAEGGPPGTATAPPGTDTSGDGGIELHLHAGMAPASSGSPEGSPRHHRGEEPVSVVPGGQDADAEDLGAEQMEAGTQEQDSSETPPAPTGEVAMEPDGETFTSSSSSSELEDTSALEPDVPWELDPVPVGCALLETPQLPEEAAAMSSAEKEPVAKDASSTAMLGEGPDTEPAASGLCSGEPKDPQTDGLGGDSDIVPANGESQGSPGSDGGDSDHELGTVRAGSTEPAATDGYDELDMVATDPDLVPSVVPSLPDEPDAAATDLVTPVTPSPLDEPDTATTDLVTPVTPSPLDEPDTATTDLVTPVTPSPLDEPDTATTDLVPLVTPSPLDEPDTATTDLVTPVTPSPLDETDTATTDLVTPVTPSPLEEPDAVTTDLLTLVTPITLEEPDTVATNLVPPVTPITLEEPDAAATELVPPVVPSPLDEPGARATDPSLVPPVTPSPLEEPDAATTDLVTPVTPSPLEEPDAVTTDLVTPVTPSPLDETDTAATDLVTPVTPSPLEEPDAVTTDLVTPVTPSPLEEPDAVTTDLVTPVTPSPLEEPDAVTTDLVTPVTPSPLEEPDAVTTDLVTPVTPSPLEEPDTATTDLVTPVTPSPLEEPDAVTTDLVTPVTPSPLEEPDAATTDLVTPVTPSPLEEPDAATTDLVTPVTPSPLEEPDAVTTDLLTPVTPSPLEEPDTVATDLNLVPSVPPSPSEEPDTVTTDLVPSVPPSPLDSVTAPSLPPQDVSPCDAGKEPVDGVALVSESSEPPVTTCPTGRGPMAHPSWDVGEAPEEGDAATTSSEESSPELLETSRSRTDSSFFTAPKDSAGEVAAPPRPLSSNEEEDDAHRCLALCLPASPPAIPPLIFTASEQEVYVGVPPAPLELLQPPGAFSERGAAWQRREDRQQVAAMLQGSFGDLPAPRLLPRPLETTEVPVEPPEGPPSDGEIEEPPAPCEPLTVQPGDELLGQTAGETDAKVPGEGSPPSPPSEPPVPSGQPEEEEVVAGAASSPQPAPGAGEGGDAQLEPPQEPAGEAAPQAPPEPPSPLPAPCPLLPKLSQVPPLAAAPSPPSPCPDLARGSPDTSGLPAGEECPSVLPPSRKHLEAPQPSPHKEKEARGRQAGTGSRGPPRGSLQSESSSSSEAEAPYPCPEIQRLREAAGIALRQEKQPPAARRCEANHKGSCNESESNDESIPELEEPEGSEPSAAQNQAQLTHSLGTGEETVSKAKQSRSEKKARKAMSKLGLRQIHGVTRITIRKSKNILFVITKPDVFKSPASDIYIVFGEAKIEDLSQQVHKAAAEKFKVPMEHSPLITETAPTLTIKEESEEEEEVDETGLEVRDIELVMAQANVSRPKAVRALRHNNNDIVNAIMELTM; encoded by the exons CCGCCCCGCCGGCCACGGGCCCCCCAGAGATGCCCACCAAGGAGGAGGCTCGCCCACAGCCCGAGGGGGCCAGCTGCGACCCTggcccccccgccgccaccccccCCAGTGAGCCGTGCCGGCCCCCCCTGCCCGCGGACCCCCTGGACACCCGCATTGTCATGGGGGAGGAGACACGTTCCCCTGATGCTCCTGAGctccaggggggtcccccctcACCTGCTGTGCCTTGCCCCTTCCCTGCGCCCACCAAAGACCCCCCCCACTGCCAAGCAGCTGAGCCCCTCCCGGGCagacccaccaccaccaccctggaCCCCGACCTCTTCTTCACagccccctccacccccatccGGGTCGGGGGGTCCCGGCTGCTGTCGCCCCCCACCGAAGAGCAGACGGATGGGGAGAGCGAGGGGCTCTGCTCCCCCCCGACCTCCCCCTCTGGCTCCTACATGACAGctgaggggggcagctggggctcctCCGGCACCGCCAGCACCTCCCCGTCCTGCTCCCCCAACCTGGTGGCCGAGGCTGAGGCCGAAGGCATGGTGGAGGCCGAAGCCATGGCAGTGCTGTCCGCCTGCCTGGAGGATCCCCCTGCCTTCACCCCACCATCTgcagaggaggatgaggaggaggaagacggGCCTTTCGCCCCGCCGGgcgatgatgatgatgatgacggGCAGATGTCGGgcgatgatgatgatgacagGCAGATGCCGGAGGTGGAGTGGGACGTGTCGGGGGGCGAGGGGCTGCCCGGCGCGGGCCTGATCCCGGCGGCGCTGCTGCCCTTCCGTGGCAGCCTGCTCTTCCAGGCCGAGGCGGTGGAGAtcgccccgctgccccccggcgtggcccccctgcccctctccggtgaggaggaggatgaggaggaagaagaagaggaggaagaggagggtggcAGCACTTCGGCCTCCTTCCTACGCTCACTGTCCGAGACCTCCATCACCGAGGGGGTAGACGAGTCCTTCGCCTTCCGCGACGACACCTCCGCCTCCTCCGACTCGGCCGCCTACGATGGCGAGGAGGACGAGCGGCTCTACGGCACCGAGCGCCACGCCatgggggctgaggggggaccccCGGGCACCGCCACCGCTCCCCCCGGCACCGACACCTCTGGGGATGGTGGCATCGAGCTCCACCTTCACGCCGGGATGGCCCCGGCCAGCTCTGGCTCACCGGAGGGATCCCCTCGGCACCACCGCGGCGAGGAGCCGGTGAGCGTGGTGCCCGGCGGGCAGGATGCCGACGCTGAGGACCTTGGTGCCGAGCAGATGGAGGCGGGGACGCAGGAGCAGGACAGCAGCgagacccccccagcacccaccggAGAAGTCGCCATGGAGCCGGACGGTGAGAccttcacctcctcctcttcctcctcagagCTGGAGGACACATCAGCCCTGGAGCCCGATGTCCCTTGGGAGCTGGACCCTGTCCCGGTGGGGTGTGCCCTGCTGGAGACCCCCCAGCTCCCGGAGGAGGCTGCAGCAATGTCAAGTGCTGAGAAGGAGCCGGTGGCAAAGGATGCTTCCAGCACGGCAATGCTGGGAGAGGGGCCCGACACGGAGCCGGCGGCGAGTGGCCTCTGTTCTGGGGAGCCCAAAGACCCCCAAACCgatgggctggggggggacagTGACATAGTGCCAGCCAATGGCGAGtcccagggcagccctggcagtGATGGTGGTGACAGCGACCATGAGCTTGGCACTGtgagagcagggagcacagagcCAGCAGCCACTGATGGCTACGATGAGCTGGACATGGTGGCCACCGACCCTGACCTGGTGCCATCGGTGGTGCCCAGCCTGCCAGATGAGCCAGACGCTGCGGCCACCGACCTGGTGACACCGGTGACGCCCAGCCCGCTGGATGAGCCTGACACTGCGACCACCGACCTGGTGACACCGGTGACACCCAGCCCGCTGGATGAGCCTGACACTGCGACCACCGACCTGGTGACACCGGTGACACCCAGCCCGCTGGATGAGCCTGACACTGCGACCACCGACCTGGTGCCACTGGTGACACCCAGCCCGCTGGATGAGCCTGACACTGCGACCACCGACCTGGTGACACCGGTGACACCCAGCCCACTGGATGAGACTGACACTGCGACCACCGACCTGGTGACACCGGTGACACCCAGCCCGCTGGAAGAGCCAGATGCTGTGACCACTGACTTGTTGACACTGGTGACACCCATCACATTGGAAGAGCCAGACACAGTGGCCACCAACCTCGTGCCACCGGTGACACCCATCACATTGGAAGAGCCAGACGCTGCAGCCACCGAACTCGTGCCACCGGTGGTGCCCAGCCCGCTGGATGAGCCAGGCGCCAGAGCCACTGACCCCAGCCTGGTGCCACCGGTGACACCCAGCCCGCTGGAAGAGCCAGATGCTGCGACCACCGAC CTGGTGACACCGGTGACACCCAGCCCGCTGGAAGAGCCTGATGCTGTGACCACCGACCTGGTGACACCGGTGACACCCAGCCCGCTGGATGAGACTGACACTGCGGCCACTGACCTGGTGACACCGGTGACACCCAGCCCGCTGGAAGAGCCTGATGCTGTGACCACCGACCTGGTGACACCGGTGACACCCAGCCCGCTGGAAGAGCCTGATGCTGTGACCACCGACCTGGTGACACCGGTGACACCCAGCCCGCTGGAAGAGCCAGATGCTGTGACCACCGACCTGGTGACACCGGTGACACCCAGCCCGCTGGAAGAGCCTGATGCTGTGACCACCGACCTGGTGACACCGGTGACACCCAGCCCGCTGGAAGAGCCTGACACTGCGACCACCGAC CTGGTGACACCGGTGACACCCAGCCCGCTGGAAGAGCCAGATGCTGTGACCACCGACCTGGTGACACCGGTGACACCCAGCCCACTGGAAGAGCCTGACGCTGCGACCACCGACCTGGTGACACCGGTGACACCCAGCCCGCTGGAAGAGCCTGACGCTGCGACCACCGACCTGGTGACACCGGTGACACCCAGCCCGCTGGAAGAGCCTGATGCTGTGACCACTGACTTGTTGACACCGGTGACACCCAGCCCGCTGGAAGAGCCAGACACGGTGGCCACTGACCTCAACCTGGTGCCATC GGTGCCACCCAGCCCGTCGGAGGAGCCGGACACCGTGACCACGGACCTGGTGCCATCGGTGCCACCCAGCCCACTGGACAGCGTCACAGCACCGTCCCTTCCACCACAGGACGTGTCCCCCTGTGATGCTGGCAAGGAGCCGGTGGATGGGGTGGCCTTGGTCAGCGAGTCCTCGGAGCCACCCGTGACCACGTGTCCCACGGGGCGGGGGCCGATGGCCCATCCCTCTTGGGACGTCGGCGAAGCCCCCGAGGAGGGGGATGctgccaccacctcctctgAGGAGTCGTCCCCGGAGCTGCTGGAGACCTCCCGCTCCCGCACTGACTCCAGCTTCTTCACCGCCCCCAAGGACAGCGCGGGGGAGGTGGctgccccccccagacccctatCTTCCAacgaggaggaggatgatgccCATCGCTGCCTggccctctgcctgcctgcctcgcCCCCCGCCATCCCCCCGTTGATATTCACCGCCTCGGAACAGGAGGTGTACGTgggggtccccccagcccccctcgaACTGCTCCAACCACCCGGTGCCTTTTCGGAGCGCGGGGCGGCCTGGCAGCGCCGGGAGGACCGGCAGCAGGTCGCCGCCATGTTACAGGGCTCCTTCGGGGACCTGCCGgccccccgcctcctccccaggcccctGGAGACCACTGAGGTGCCAGTAGAGCCCCCAGAGGGCCCCCCAAGTGATGGGGAGATTGAGGAGCCCCCGGCCCCCTGCGAGCCCCTGACCGTTCAGCCGGGCGATGAGCTCCTGGGCCAGACTGCTGGAGAAACCGATGCCAAAGTCCCGGGGGAGGgcagccccccgagcccccccagCGAGCCCCCGGTACCCTCTGGGCAGccggaggaagaggaggtggtggcaggggCTGCATCCAGCCCTCAGCCTGCTCCGGGTGCTGGTGAAGGGGGGGATGCTCAGCTGGAGCCCCCACAGGAGCCGGCTGGGGAAGCAGCACCCCAAGCCCCGCCCGAGCCCCCCAGCCCGCTGCCGGccccctgccctctgctccCCAAACTCAGCCAAGTGCCTCCTCTCGCCGCCGCGCCGTCGCCACCATCGCCATGcccggatctggcccgcggtTCCCCGGACACCTCAGGGCTCCCCGCCGGCGAGGAGTGTCCGTCTGTCCTGCCGCCCTCCAGGAAGCACCTCGAGG ccccccagccctccccacacAAGGAGAAGGAGGCccgaggcaggcaggcagggacgggcagccGGGGGCCCCCGCGGGGGTCCCTGCAGTCGGAGTCGAGCTCCTCCAGCGAGGCGGAGGCGCCGTACCCCTGCCCCGAGATCCAGCGCCTGCGGGAAGCCGCCGGCATCGCCCTGCGCCAGGAGAAGCAGCCCCCGGCCGCTCGCCGCTGTGAGGCCAACCATAAAG GGTCGTGTAACGAGTCGGAGAGTAACGATGAGTCCATCCCCGAGCTGGAGGAGCCCGAGGGCTCAGAGCCGTCGGCGGCCCAGAACCAg GCGCAGCTCACCCACTCGCTGGGCACCGGGGAGGAGACTGTCAGCAAGGCGAAGCAGAGCCGGAGTGAGAAGAAGGCCAGGAAG gccatGTCCAAGCTGGGGCTGCGGCAGATCCACGGCGTCACCCGCATCACCATCCGCAAGTCCAAGAACATCCTCTTCGTCATCACCAAACCTGATGTCTTCAAGAGCCCCGCGTCCGACATCTACATCGTCTTCGGGGAAGCCAag ATCGAGGACCTGTCGCAGCAAGTGCACAAAGCGGCGGCAGAGAAGTTCAAGGTGCCGATGGAGCACTCGCCTCTGATCACGGAGACGGCTCCCACCCTCACCATCAAGGAGGAgagcgaggaggaggaagag GTGGACGAGACAGGGCTGGAGGTGAGGGACATCGAGCTGGTGATGGCCCAGGCCAACGTCTCGCGCCCCAAAGCCGTGCGGGCGCTTCGGCACAACAACAACGACATCGTCAACGCCATCATG GAGCTGACCATGTAG